TCCAGAGAACAACCGCGTCCGCCTCTCGAAAGGTTCGAACCTGAAAGAGAACTGGTCGGACTTCATCCTCTGCGAGTACCAGACACGCCCAGACGTTGACCTCACAGAAGTCAACAGCGTGCAGAACGTTCGAGCCGTCTGGAACGGCGACGAGTGGGAACTGCACTTCGTCTGCAAAGTCGAACTCGAAACCAACGACTCAGCAGGAGACGGCGTGGCAGGGATCGACCTCGGCATCAAGAACATCGCCACGGTCGCGTTCCCTGACGAGTACGTCCTGTACCCCGGCAACTCGCTCAAACAGGACAAGCACTACTTCAAACGTGCCGAGTACGACACCGAAGGGGAGAACGGTCCTTCGGAGAAGTCGAGGTGGGCACGTCGGAAACTCGCTGACCGAGAGACACACTTCTACCACGTTCTCACGGACACCATTATCACGGAGTGTGTCGAACGGGGTGTTGGAACACTCGCGGTGAGTTGGCCCAAAGACGTGCGAGAGTCCGACTGGGGCAAGACCGGCAACAAGAAACTCCACTCGTGGGCGTTCGACCGTATCTACCAGTATCTCGAATACAAGGGCGAGATTCGTGGTGTCGAGGTACTGAAAGAGAACGAGTGGGAGACATCGAAGACCTGCTCACGGTGTGGAGACGACACGAAATCAAACCGGGTCGAACGTGGGCTGTATGTCTGCTCGTCGTGCGAGTTGGTCGGGAACGCGGATTGTAACGGGGCGGAGAATATGCGTCAGAAGATAACTCCGAGTCCTCACGGTGAGGATAGGAGTAACGGCTGTGTGGCACAGCCATCGGTACACCTGTTCGACCGCGAGAGCGGGACGTTCAACACGAGAGAACAGGTCGTGTCGTAGACCAGCAAATATCCCAACCTACGGTACGGGAAGCCTCGCCGTTTACGGCGAGGAGGATGTCACCATGCGGACCACTGTACGTCGTTTCCAGGACAACCGCAGACAATTCGCGGTCGTCCCGGTCAATCGTTACAGCGGACCGTCTCATTCGAGCCACTCGGGAAGCCAACCGACGACCCGTCGGCGAACGAGCGCGTACCCCAGCGAAACGACGACGGCACCGACGACGAGGGTTGCGATCCAGCCGTCGAAGACGACCAGTGCGGGAATCGCGAGTGCAACGGCGAGTGCGGCGTCTTCGGGTGCGCCGTCGTAGCGAACCCAGCGTCGCGGCCGAATCCACTGCCCGCGAGCGTGGTCGTACACCGCCCGATCGGTCGGATCGTTCCACGGGTCCATCTCCGGACCGCCGCCGAGGGCGTCGCTGGCGGCGTGAAGCCAGGCTGCGACGGCAAACGCAGCGAACGCGACGGAGACACTCGAGGGGACGGCGACGGCAATCGAAACTGCAGGGACGGCGACTGCGAGTCCGAGAACCGGGAAGTGGAGGGTTCGACGATGCTCGAGAATCATATCGAGATCGGGCGCGAGTCCGCCCACTATCGCACCGATAGCCAGCGGCACGCGGAACTCGGGCAGAGCCATCGCTACGGGGGCGACTGCAGCGAGCGCGACGAAAACGTGCGTGGTCGCCATCATCGGCCCCGATCACCGGTCATACCGGTCGTTCGAACCGGAACGGGAAAAACGGGACTACTCGCGGACGTCCCCGGTGGCGACCGCGACGGCCTCGTCGATCCGCTCGAGGATTCCTCTTGCGAGTAGGTAGCGTGCATATCCGTTGGCCTGGCTCCAGCGCCAGTCTTCCTCGTCGTCGTCGAGCCCGGAACGTTCGATGCCGCGGTCGCCGGATTCGATCCACGACTGTGCTTCCTCGGCGAAAAACAGCGTGAGTGGATCCGGATCGTCGGCGAGGACATCCTCGAGTCGTTCGACCGCGTCGCGTTTGGCGGCGTCGATCGCGCCGCTGTCGAGTACGTCTACCTCCTCGGCCTCGATGCGCTCGCGT
This region of Natronobacterium texcoconense genomic DNA includes:
- a CDS encoding RNA-guided endonuclease InsQ/TnpB family protein, which codes for MAIEVTRTYVGSIQNQQQVSDGLDSLGDSASKIWNIARWTVDRIWEVTGEIPDEGTLKSYMKNQACWKDLNAQSSQKVIEELSDAFQSWFDLRHKDDEANPPGYRKHGDTRPKSTVTFKADGFKHDPENNRVRLSKGSNLKENWSDFILCEYQTRPDVDLTEVNSVQNVRAVWNGDEWELHFVCKVELETNDSAGDGVAGIDLGIKNIATVAFPDEYVLYPGNSLKQDKHYFKRAEYDTEGENGPSEKSRWARRKLADRETHFYHVLTDTIITECVERGVGTLAVSWPKDVRESDWGKTGNKKLHSWAFDRIYQYLEYKGEIRGVEVLKENEWETSKTCSRCGDDTKSNRVERGLYVCSSCELVGNADCNGAENMRQKITPSPHGEDRSNGCVAQPSVHLFDRESGTFNTREQVVS